A single Clostridium sp. AN503 DNA region contains:
- a CDS encoding 2-keto-3-deoxygluconate permease has product MKICATMKKFPGGMMVIPLLLGCLINTFIPQVLEIGGFTTGLFKSGTSTLVGLFILCSGATINFKQAAMPLYKGAVLTILKYAIGVLLGLGLNMMFGPMGILGLTPLAVITAVTNSNGAIYTALAKEFGDSTDVGAIAILSLNDGPFLTMIALGTTGLANIPVISLVAAIVPLIIGMILGNLDEDFKVLLSNGLAMLLPFNGFVLGANTSLFTIAKAGAGGIILGLITVFFTGVVTYYLYSLIRRKPDPMGMAIGTTGGNAVAVPASVALADPSLEPVVGIATAQVAGAVVITAILTPILTGFFAKKAAAKQKE; this is encoded by the coding sequence ATGAAGATTTGTGCAACAATGAAAAAATTTCCCGGAGGTATGATGGTCATCCCACTGCTGCTTGGCTGCCTGATCAACACATTTATCCCCCAGGTACTGGAGATCGGAGGCTTTACTACCGGTCTGTTTAAATCAGGGACCTCAACCCTGGTCGGCCTTTTCATCCTGTGCAGCGGCGCGACCATCAATTTTAAGCAGGCAGCGATGCCTCTTTATAAAGGCGCCGTACTGACCATCTTAAAGTATGCCATCGGCGTGCTTCTGGGTCTGGGGCTGAATATGATGTTCGGGCCGATGGGGATCCTCGGCCTCACCCCGCTGGCTGTCATCACCGCCGTTACCAACTCCAACGGCGCGATCTATACCGCCCTGGCAAAGGAATTCGGCGACAGCACCGATGTTGGCGCTATCGCGATCCTCTCCTTAAATGACGGCCCGTTCCTGACCATGATCGCCCTGGGTACCACCGGCCTTGCAAATATCCCGGTCATCTCCCTGGTCGCCGCGATCGTTCCTCTGATCATCGGTATGATCCTGGGTAATCTGGATGAAGATTTTAAAGTCCTGCTGTCCAACGGACTTGCCATGCTGCTTCCCTTCAACGGTTTTGTCCTCGGCGCTAATACCAGCCTGTTTACGATCGCAAAGGCCGGTGCCGGCGGCATCATCCTGGGCCTGATCACCGTATTCTTCACCGGTGTCGTAACCTACTATCTCTACAGCCTGATCCGCAGGAAACCTGACCCCATGGGCATGGCGATCGGCACGACAGGAGGCAATGCCGTTGCAGTCCCGGCTTCCGTCGCTCTGGCTGACCCGTCCCTGGAACCGGTGGTTGGGATCGCTACCGCACAGGTTGCGGGCGCAGTCGTCATCACCGCGATCCTTACGCCGATCCTCACCGGCTTTTTCGCAAAAAAAGCTGCAGCAAAGCAAAAAGAGTGA
- a CDS encoding RidA family protein: MAREVVFTDKAPKAVGPYVQAVKSNGMVYVSGQLGIDVAAGGLADGVEAQAHCSMKNLGEILKAAGSDYKNVVKTTIFLTDMNDFAAVNKIYESYFGGDFPARSCIQVAKLPLGGLVEVECVAEL, translated from the coding sequence ATGGCAAGAGAGGTTGTATTTACAGATAAAGCGCCGAAGGCGGTAGGCCCCTATGTACAGGCGGTCAAATCAAACGGCATGGTCTATGTTTCCGGACAGCTTGGCATCGATGTGGCGGCAGGCGGCCTTGCGGACGGAGTGGAGGCCCAGGCCCACTGCTCCATGAAGAATCTGGGCGAGATCTTAAAAGCCGCGGGAAGCGATTACAAGAATGTGGTCAAGACTACGATCTTTTTGACAGACATGAATGATTTTGCTGCTGTGAACAAGATCTACGAGTCCTATTTCGGAGGCGATTTCCCGGCCCGCTCCTGCATCCAGGTGGCGAAGCTCCCTCTGGGAGGACTGGTGGAAGTGGAGTGTGTGGCGGAGCTGTAA
- a CDS encoding D-aminoacylase, which translates to MKKLIRNGLVVDGSGNPGYKADVLLNDGIIEKIAETIELAAAEDVQVIDASGLVVAPGFIDTHSHSDLQILVEPEVMPKVMQGITTEILGQDGISMAPLPKQYISPWRKNLAGLDGDSDDIDWNFETTENYLKMIDAVKPGLNECYLVPHGNIRMEAMGLENRLPNEEELEKMRAITRREMEAGAVGLSTGLIYMPCAYSESKEIIEMCKVVAEYDGSFVIHQRSEADTILDSMEEVIKIGRESGVKIHYSHFKVCGKKNWDKVDKVMELLEKAQKEGIRVSFDQYPYVAGSTMLGVILPPWVHDGGTDNVLKRLADPELRKKMVYDIEHGIPGWDNFVEFAGLDQIFVTSVKTEKNKDSIGLSLTELGKLRGKDPYEATFDLLYEEENAVGMVDFYGTEEHVIRIMKRPEMNACTDGLLGGKPHPRVYGAFPRILGKYVREEKALTLEEAVYKMTKKPATTFNMTGRGEVKEGYCADFCIFNPDTVIDKGTFIDPIQYPEGIEYVIIGGELAVENGKYTGRRNGVVLRKKGKEVIR; encoded by the coding sequence ATGAAAAAACTGATTCGCAATGGCCTTGTTGTTGATGGAAGCGGCAATCCGGGGTATAAGGCAGATGTGTTGTTAAATGACGGTATCATTGAAAAGATAGCAGAAACCATTGAACTGGCGGCGGCAGAGGATGTTCAGGTGATCGACGCGTCAGGCCTTGTGGTGGCGCCGGGATTCATCGACACCCACAGCCACAGCGATCTGCAGATCCTGGTAGAGCCGGAGGTTATGCCCAAGGTAATGCAGGGTATCACCACCGAGATCCTGGGTCAGGACGGCATCTCCATGGCACCGCTCCCGAAGCAGTACATCAGCCCCTGGAGAAAGAATCTGGCGGGGCTGGACGGTGACAGCGATGACATCGACTGGAATTTTGAGACTACTGAGAATTATTTAAAGATGATCGACGCGGTAAAACCGGGCTTAAACGAGTGCTATCTGGTTCCCCATGGCAATATCCGCATGGAGGCTATGGGCCTTGAGAACCGTCTTCCCAACGAGGAGGAGTTAGAGAAAATGCGCGCCATCACCCGCCGGGAGATGGAGGCAGGAGCCGTAGGCCTGTCCACTGGACTGATCTATATGCCGTGCGCATATTCCGAGTCCAAAGAGATCATCGAGATGTGTAAGGTTGTGGCGGAGTATGACGGAAGCTTTGTGATCCATCAGAGGAGCGAGGCGGACACCATTTTAGATTCCATGGAAGAGGTCATTAAGATTGGCCGGGAGTCCGGCGTTAAGATCCACTACTCCCACTTCAAGGTTTGCGGCAAGAAGAACTGGGATAAGGTTGACAAGGTGATGGAGCTTCTTGAGAAGGCCCAGAAAGAGGGCATCCGGGTTTCCTTCGACCAGTATCCGTATGTGGCCGGAAGCACCATGCTGGGCGTTATCCTGCCTCCGTGGGTACATGACGGCGGTACCGACAATGTGTTAAAGCGCCTGGCTGACCCGGAGCTGCGGAAAAAGATGGTCTACGATATTGAGCACGGCATCCCCGGTTGGGATAACTTCGTGGAATTCGCCGGTCTGGACCAGATCTTCGTGACCAGCGTTAAGACTGAGAAGAACAAAGACTCCATCGGCTTGAGCCTGACCGAGCTTGGCAAGCTGAGAGGCAAAGATCCCTATGAGGCCACCTTCGATCTTCTCTACGAGGAGGAAAATGCCGTAGGCATGGTGGATTTCTACGGAACAGAGGAGCACGTGATCCGCATCATGAAGCGTCCGGAAATGAACGCCTGCACCGACGGCCTGCTGGGCGGCAAGCCTCATCCGCGCGTATACGGCGCATTCCCGAGAATTTTGGGAAAATATGTCCGTGAGGAGAAGGCCCTGACCTTGGAGGAAGCAGTTTATAAGATGACCAAAAAACCGGCTACCACTTTCAACATGACCGGCAGGGGCGAGGTAAAGGAAGGATACTGCGCAGATTTTTGCATCTTCAACCCGGACACCGTGATCGACAAAGGAACCTTCATCGATCCGATCCAGTATCCGGAAGGCATCGAGTATGTGATTATCGGCGGTGAGCTGGCGGTTGAGAACGGAAAGTACACCGGCAGGAGAAACGGCGTTGTATTAAGAAAAAAAGGAAAAGAGGTAATCAGATAA
- a CDS encoding amidohydrolase family protein, giving the protein MERYIIKANEIIVGDELETKKDAGLLVENGKIAAIYEHISQMTIPEGIQVLDYGDNVIIPGMIDCHNHLALDARLQNHLVKMEDCEAEQTIRAIKTMKDDLVSGVTTSRCLGDRFYIDVTCKKAQKEGRLAGPKLIVSGIGMRSTHGHGYVGMPHCGPEAFRKTSRENIAHGVDFLKVFMTKVINATPFIYHFLTLDELRVVVEEARSVNIPTACHCSGGQGLDDCLTAGIDCLEHVYYITPGQVERVKKEDRWVVYTPSYALNDELLFKFSPQDRDGSLREKEIICNCLSGAIKGGLKFGIGTDGLHQGLAQEACYISDLGAANRDVLAGVTINAARLCRADHSVGSIREGKEADLVILEGNPLEDVKALKKVAGVIQDGTVIV; this is encoded by the coding sequence ATGGAGCGTTATATTATCAAAGCAAATGAGATCATCGTTGGAGACGAACTGGAGACAAAGAAGGACGCCGGGCTTTTGGTGGAGAATGGTAAGATCGCAGCCATCTATGAACATATTTCCCAAATGACCATTCCGGAAGGCATCCAGGTACTTGACTACGGCGACAACGTGATCATCCCGGGCATGATCGACTGCCACAATCACCTGGCGCTGGATGCCAGGCTGCAAAACCATCTTGTGAAGATGGAGGACTGCGAGGCGGAGCAGACCATCCGCGCCATCAAAACCATGAAGGACGACCTGGTTTCCGGCGTCACCACCTCCCGCTGCCTTGGCGACCGCTTCTACATCGATGTCACCTGCAAAAAAGCGCAGAAAGAGGGCCGCCTTGCGGGACCCAAGCTGATCGTCAGCGGAATCGGTATGCGCAGCACCCATGGCCACGGATACGTGGGGATGCCGCACTGCGGCCCTGAGGCCTTCCGCAAAACATCCCGTGAAAACATTGCCCATGGAGTGGATTTCCTCAAAGTCTTCATGACCAAAGTGATCAACGCCACACCGTTTATCTATCATTTCCTCACCCTGGACGAGCTTCGGGTTGTGGTGGAAGAAGCCAGAAGCGTCAATATCCCGACCGCCTGCCACTGCTCCGGCGGACAGGGGCTGGATGACTGCCTGACTGCCGGCATCGACTGCCTGGAACACGTCTATTACATTACGCCCGGCCAGGTGGAGCGTGTGAAAAAAGAGGACCGCTGGGTTGTATATACCCCCAGCTATGCCCTAAATGACGAGCTTCTTTTCAAGTTCTCACCCCAGGACCGGGACGGCAGCCTGAGGGAAAAAGAGATCATCTGCAACTGCCTTTCCGGCGCCATAAAAGGCGGTCTTAAGTTTGGCATCGGCACGGACGGCCTGCACCAGGGACTGGCGCAGGAAGCATGTTATATCTCTGACCTGGGTGCGGCAAACCGCGATGTCCTTGCGGGCGTCACCATAAACGCCGCCCGCCTCTGCCGCGCAGATCACAGCGTCGGTTCCATCCGGGAAGGAAAGGAGGCAGATCTGGTCATACTGGAAGGGAATCCCCTGGAGGATGTAAAGGCGCTGAAAAAAGTTGCCGGAGTTATCCAGGATGGAACTGTTATTGTATAA